One segment of Drosophila mauritiana strain mau12 chromosome 3R, ASM438214v1, whole genome shotgun sequence DNA contains the following:
- the LOC117142887 gene encoding protein fem-1 homolog CG6966: MDYKFIVFNAARDNNLAQLKATLYNKSSGEVGSLISAKVNGATPLVISCRNGHYDIVEYLLTKCRANVEQVGSVSFDGEPIEDAPPLWCAAAAGHLGIVKMLVRRGANVNSTTRTNSTPLRAACFDGHYEIVKYLVHHGADFEVANRHGHTCLMIACYKGHFRIAQYLLSLNADVNRCSVKGNTALHDCAESGSLQILQLLLKHGATMDVDYYGMTPLLAASVTGHMPIVEHLITLPCVSRESRIHALELLGATYVDRKRDMAAALNLWRRALEERAVEPPLEKKVQEQVPAYEMVREVTSVEELEEMVLDPDEMRMQALVIRQRILGPTHPDTSYYIRFRGAHYADAGRFDRCIELWSYALTMQQKILQPLSPMTQSSLLSFAELFSFMLVEAGRLLPRGRVVPPIEPDSMLTIFYKAVKEVERGLAFTLEQQKDQQQPQKQLPAADKSPSCSASSSASSSSSTTLLSAHQHDCNHDPNALSRTMISAIHIGCLLSSLLDTDALNPEMRRQVMGALYRLNRLKVRVRFDRTALHYACYREGTLAGRYPSCQFPSVTLAKALLEVGADPNAIDEAGNTPLHLATMQPYVEPLSHILLEGGAHLDTKNYAGETFESLLAPTPMHKIIDPMKYTTLACLAARTIKKHDIRYEGTVPATLYEFIELH, from the exons GCCACCCTTTACAACAAAAGCTCCGGCGAAGTGGGCAGCCTGATATCGGCGAAAGTGAACGGAGCCACCCCGTTGGTCATCTCCTGCCGCAATGGACACTACGACATTGTAGAATACCTATTGACAAAGTGTCGGGCCAACGTGGAGCAGGTGGGTTCGGTCAGTTTCGACGGCGAGCCCATCGAGGATGCCCCACCGCTGTGGTGCGCTGCGGCCGCCGGCCACCTGGGCATCGTGAAGATGCTCGTCCGCCGGGGGGCGAATGTGAACAGTACCACCAGGACGAATTCCACACCGCTGAGAGCCGCCTGCTTCGATGGACACTACGAGATCGTCAAGTACTTGGTGCACCATGGAGCGG ACTTTGAGGTGGCGAACCGTCACGGCCACACCTGCTTGATGATCGCCTGCTACAAGGGTCACTTCCGCATCGCCCAGTATCTGCTCTCCCTGAACGCCGATGTGAACCGCTGCAGCGTGAAGGGCAACACGGCACTGCACGACTGCGCCGAGTCGGGCTCCTTGCAGatcctccagctgctgctcAAGCACGGCGCCACCATGGACGTGGACTATTACGGAATGACTCCGCTGCTGGCGGCCAGTGTCACCGGTCACATGCCCATCGTGGAGCACTTAATCACTTTGCCCTGTGTGAGCAGGGAGTCGAGGATTCACGCTCTGGAACTGCTGGGTGCCACGTATGTGGACCGGAAGCGGGACATGGCAGCGGCACTGAATCTGTGGCGTCGAGCGCTCGAGGAGCGTGCCGTGGAGCCACCGCTGGAGAAGAAGGTTCAGGAACAGGTGCCGGCCTATGAGATGGTTCGCGAGGTGACCAGCgtggaggagctggaggagatgGTTTTGGATCCTGATGAGATGCGAATGCAGGCTCTGGTCATTCGGCAGCGCATTCTCGGACCCACCCATCCGGACACCAGCTACTACATTCGATTTAG GGGCGCACACTATGCGGACGCTGGTCGCTTTGACCGCTGCATCGAACTGTGGTCCTATGCGCTCACCATGCAGCAGAAGATTCTACAGCCACTCAGCCCGATGACGCAGTCCTCGCTGCTGTCCTTCGCCGAGCTGTTCAGCTTCATGCTTGTTGAGGCGGGTCGCCTGCTGCCGAGAGGTCGAGTGGTTCCGCCGATCGAGCCTGACAGCATGCTGACGATATTCTACAAGGCTGTCAAAGAGGTTGAGCGCGGGCTGGCTTTCACGTTGGAACAGCAGAAGgaccagcagcagccgcagaaaCAGCTGCCAGCAGCTGACAAATCGCCATCCTGTTCGGCTTCCTCATCCGCATCTTCCTCCTCCTCAACGACGCTGCTTTCGGCGCATCAGCACGATTGTAATCACGATCCCAATGCCCTGAGTCGCACCATGATAAGTGCCATTCACATAGGCTGTTTGCTGAGCTCCCTGCTGGACACAGACGCCCTGAACCCAGAGATGCGTCGCCAGGTGATGGGGGCGCTGTACCGTCTGAATCGCTTGAAGGTGCGCGTAAGATTTGATCGCACCGCCTTGCACTACGCCTGCTATCGGGAGGGCACGCTGGCCGGCCGCTATCCCTCATGCCAGTTCCCCTCGGTGACGCTGGCGAAGGCCTTGCTGGAGGTGGGAGCTGACCCGAATGCCATCGACGAAGCGGGCAACACGCCACTCCATTTGGCTACCATGCAGCCCTATGTGGAGCCCCTGTCGCATATTCTGCTCGAGGGCGGAGCGCATTTG GACACCAAAAACTATGCTGGCGAGACGTTTGAGAGTCTGCTGGCCCCCACGCCCATGCATAAGATCATCGACCCAATGAAGTACACAACGCTGGCGTGTTTGGCCGCGAGGACGATCAAGAAGCATGACATTCGCTACGAGGGAACCGTACCAGCCACATTGTACGAGTTCATCGAGCTGCACTAG
- the LOC117142888 gene encoding low choriolytic enzyme, producing the protein MFLQTVRYLLLAGIFAPNLVASEGIESYENYYNEIHVDDEQAEAKTRNALTSPLQRWPGNKIFYRISTDYSEQEVANVRTAMSSFGEQTCVQFEEIEGSPPAGKRYVSFKKSPNMCGTRVGYQPLSFGPHEVVLNEKCLTMPAVIQHETLHLLGLFHEQSRPDRDEYVQIDYDNIPRKYWSQFMAMDQTTTFNVPYDYESVMHYSKNAFAKDPSKPTIRALIGGKAVEREMGQVRGPSEGDWTKIRLMYKC; encoded by the coding sequence ATGTTCCTTCAAACTGTTCGGTATTTGCTTTTGGCGGGGATTTTTGCACCCAACCTGGTGGCGTCCGAAGGAATCGAGTCCTACGAGAACTACTACAACGAGATCCATGTTGATGACGAGCAGGCGGAGGCCAAGACCCGAAATGCGTTGACTTCTCCACTCCAACGCTGGCCAGGCAATAAGATATTCTACCGCATATCCACGGACTACAGCGAACAGGAGGTGGCCAATGTGCGGACAGCAATGTCGAGTTTTGGCGAGCAAACCTGTGTGCAGTTCGAGGAGATCGAAGGATCTCCGCCCGCAGGCAAACGATATGTGTCCTTCAAGAAATCGCCCAATATGTGTGGCACTCGAGTGGGCTATCAACCCCTGTCCTTTGGTCCGCACGAAGTTGTCCTTAACGAGAAATGCCTCACCATGCCGGCTGTAATTCAACACGAAACCCTTCACCTGCTGGGCCTTTTTCACGAGCAGAGTCGTCCCGATCGCGATGAGTACGTGCAAATCGACTACGACAATATCCCGAGGAAATACTGGTCGCAGTTCATGGCCATGGATCAGACCACCACCTTCAATGTTCCATACGACTACGAGAGCGTAATGCACTATTCGAAGAACGCCTTCGCCAAGGATCCCTCAAAGCCCACAATTCGAGCCCTAATCGGTGGTAAGGCTGTGGAAAGGGAAATGGGTCAGGTGCGAGGACCTTCCGAAGGCGATTGGACCAAAATTCGTTTGATGTACAAGTGCTAG